The Ornithinimicrobium faecis region ACCAGGACGTCGTCACGGTCGAGACCGCCAAGGCGGCCGTCGAGGTCCCCTGCCCGTATGCCGGCGTGGTCACCACCCTGCACAGCGCACCGGGCGAAGAGCTCGCCGTCGGGACGCCCCTGATCACGATCGCAGCGCTCGCCGACGCGGAGACCTATCGCACCGAGGAGCGTGCCGGAGCCGTCGCCCCCTCGGGCGGTTCGGCTGGCTCGCCGGAACGACCGCTGGTGGGCTATGGCGCGTCCGAGCCCGCCCGTCGTTCCCGCCGGGGTCGCGCTGCCGCGAGGGCGGAGGCCGCCTCAGTTGGGCCGGAGCCGGCGAGCCAGACGGCCATCCGCGTGATCTCGCCGCTCGTGCGCAAACTCGCTGCGGACGCGCAGGTCGACCTGGCCTCGGTGACTCCCACTGGCGAAGGCGGCGTCATCCGCCGCGCCGACGTGGAGGCTGCGATCCAGCAGACGTCCGCGCCCGCCGCAACGACACGGGTCACCTCTGCGGGAGACACCCGGATCCCCCTCACGGGCATGCGCAAGGCGATTGCCCACAAGCTCACGACCTCCCGTCGGGAGATCCCGGACGCCACCACCTGGGTGGACGTCGACGCGACCGAACTCATGGCGACCAAGGACGCCCTGAAGGTGGTGCGGCCGCAGGACGCGATCGGCATACTCCCGCTCCTGGCCAGGATCACCGTGGCTGGACTGCGACAGTTCCCCGAGCTCAACTCCTCCGTCGACGGCGACGAGATCGTCCAGCACGGTCGGATCAACCTGGGCTTCGCCGCCCAGTCTCCGCGCGGACTCGTCGTGCCCGTCGTCCACGACGCCCACACCATGACAACCGCCGAGTTGGCTGCCGCCCTGCGGGACCTGACCGAGGCTGCCCGCGAGGGCACCCTGACTCCAGCGCAACTGACCGGAGGGACGTTCACGCTCAACAACTACGGCGTGTTCGGCGTGGACGGGTCGACCCCGATCATCAACCACCCCGAGGCAGCGATGCTCGGCGTGGGCAGAATCATCGACAAGCCGTGGGCACACGGGGGTCAGGTGGCCCTGCGCAAGGTCACCCAACTGTCCTTCACGTTTGACCACCGGGTCTGCGACGGTGGCACTGCGGGTGGGTTCCTCCGCTACGTGGCCGACTGTGTGGAGGAGCCAGCGGTGCTGCTCGCCAGCCTCTGAAAAACGAGTCAGCCAGATGGTGTCGCGGTCGGTGACTCGGTGTCGGTGTACCAGAGGAGGACCGAGTGAATCACGAAGAGACACCGCAGACTCCAGCCATGACGCTCGGCTCTGCCGTAGAGCATTCGTATGCCCTCCGAGTTGAAGGTGGCTGTCCGGTCCTCCTCCGAGAGCGCACCCACCATGGCCCGTGTCTCCCGTCGCACCCTGTCGAGCTCAACCACCTGCTGGATAGGCGCTCGGAGCTTCTTCGCGAGCGCCTTCTGCGCCGCGTTCGGCGTCGACACCTGGACGCTCGCGAAGTTGTGGGGCATGGGTTGTTCCCAGTCGTTGTACTGCGGCGACCGGGGCGAGCTGAAGGCAACTTGATCAGGAGCCCCCTTCATCTCTCGATAGACGACGTTATAACGATCGAAGTCAAAGGGAAGCCTCGGTAGGTCTGCTCCCAGGCGACGCATCAAGTCGAATAGAAACACGCCCGACTTACGCACCGCCCACGGTTGGCGCAACATGACCTGACCTGCCGACACCGAGTAGAGCGGATCAAACCTCGACGCAAAGGGGGTCCACTGCCGAGAAATCTCCCCGACGAAGAACCGGTTCCGCCGTCGTATGTAGTAGTAGTCCCGCCAGGCGTCGGTCCCAAATCCAGCGCCCCGCGCTCCCCGCACCATTTCATCCACCGTGTCGACGTAGCGATCCATGAGGTCGATGGATATCAACCGCGACCGCGGGTCCTCGCCGAACCCAGCTGCTCCCCACTCGATCTCGGCCAAGGCGTGGGCGTCTGTGCCCTGAACAGGCTTCTCCTCGGGACGGTAGGGCGACCGGAACAACTCACCGTATCCACCCGACAGAACGAGTGCCTGACTCCTCCGCATGCGGGCATGGGCAGGTGTCATGTGTAGCCCCGACGAATAGCGCATGTGAGCAAGGACGCGATCGTTGAAAGTTTCCGGCTGGCTGTAAGCACTCAGCCCGGTGTAATTCGTCATTGTCAGACCGAATTCGCTTGCAAGCCCATGGGCAATCATCTTGTCGGACGTGTTCGACCTACCCATGCAGTTGAAGGCGAACCCATCACTGACACCCGCCTTCTGCAGGGCGCCCAACACCATTCGGGAGTCGAGGCCACCAGTGAGTTGGGAAATTTTCCTTGCGTGTGACGCCTGTGACACCACGCGCACATTGCGCAGAATCTCCGCTTCCACACGATCCAGTCCATCCTCGTAGGACAGGGGCGCACCATAAAACTCATCCCGTGACCGGTAGGAGCGGATCCTGACTCCCTCACGGTCAACCTCGATGAAGTGGAAGTGGTCGAGGAGTTCGACTCCTTCATAGCTGCCCTGCTGCAGACCTCCAGCACCGCCCGTCACGAGCGTTGACAACCCGTTAGCAAGAGACTTACGCATCGGCTTGCCCTGTCGCTCGCGCAGGGCGACGAGTCCCCCCATGTGTGAGGACACGGCGACACCATCCGCATCACGGTGCAGAAAGACCAGGCTCCCCCCCAACGGGTCTGCCAGGACCGTCACCCTTCGAGTGACTGCATCCCACACGTAGACGGTCAGCGATCCAGCCATCCGCTCACCCAAGGCAGGCAACTCATCGGCTGCGACGCCCGTCAGTGCCCGGACAGCGTCCTGAGTCCCACCTACGAACTGTTCGTTGAAGATGCCTGCTCCATGAACCCCCAGCACCGACAGTCGCTGAGAAAGGGCTGGGGCGAGCGCGCTCTCTGCAAAGACCCCTGCGTCGAGCCGCATCGGCTGGGGGGAGCGTGCCCGGATGCCGTCCTTGAAGATGATGACTGGCGCTACCTGCATACCGTTCCTATTCGCTAGCGATCGGACTTGAGCTCACTTGGGAACTGCCACTGTCAAGCGTTTCGAACCCACGGGTTGGACCAGCATCAGCGTTCAGCCGCTCCATCCCGAACTGCTCTCCGAGGCGTGTTTCGGGGTCGTACTGATAGGCAGCGGCGGTGGACAACTCGCCGACCCGGATTGCTGTGGCCTCGCCGTCATAGAACATGTTGTGATAGAGGCTAGTTGCTGCCACATCAGGCCCGATATCGATATACGCACCCCGCCCCGTCCCTCCCTCGAAGCTATTTCGGTTAACCCTGATGCCATTGATCCACGGCCCGATCACCACAGAGCACCCTTGGACGGAGTTTTGCTCAATCGTGAAATTTGATCGTCGACGCCGAACCCCTGCTGTGAAGAGGCGGAAGTCCTGACTTCTCGGTTCCCTGTGTTCGAGGTTGACCGCTGCGCTATTCGGAAGACCGTCAAGGCAGTGGAATTCGTTACTACGCACTACGACCTGGCGTGGCGCGTTGTCCGCCATCGTCTCACTACCAGTAGGCACGTAGTGCACCCCCACCCACGGGCCCCCCTTGCTCGTCGATGGTCGGTGGCGCAGGGAATTTCCTGTGATGGAAGTGTGGCTCACGAAGGACGATAACGCAACACCGGCACGTTCAGTATCAATCGTGTTATTTGAAATTCTGTTGTATAGCGAGCGGACACGGACACCGGTCCACCCACCAACCACCTCGTTATCCGAAAATACGAAGTGTGTCACTCCTGGGTGAGTGGTTGTCGCATTATTGCAATTGAAGAACTTGTTATCTCGGACGGCCACGTGCTGCACCGTTGACCACGCAGTCTTCTGGTCGATATAGCCAACATCAGAAGGCAGAAGATCACCAGTGAAGTCAATAGCCTGCCACTCACCAGTGAGTCGATTGTCGACAAAAGTCACGTCCTGGCAGCCTCCGCCGACGATGAAGGAGTTCCACGACGCACCCTTGCCGCCAACAGTCCGCCGTACTGACGTACTACTGTGCACACGGAGCTCCAAGCAGTCCGTTGCTCTGAGGTGAAAGCCTGGCTGACCAGCGGCCTCGAAATGACATGACTCTATAGTCAAGCGATGACAGGCGCGCGCAATGATGGTTCGGAAGGACCTGGTCACCAGGTTCTCGAATGTGAGATTTCGAAATGTGACCCCTTCTAGGAAGTTCATCTTGCGGAACTCCGCGCTCGCCACATCCGGCATCGGCTCGACGACGCCCTCGAGGTGCCCTCTATAGCCCGGGTATAGCACCTTGCTATTGAAAATTGCGATTCGGGGGGTAGGTACCTCCGCCACCCGCTGCATCTCGGTGAAACGAACATAGAACTGCTGGTTCGTCACCGGGGCTCGACTACCCAACTGCCAGTCCCCGGCGTCTGGCGAGTAGCAGTTGATCTGTGACAGCAACTGCACGTAGTCACCCGGCTGCAAGCCATGCGGTTCCCGCGAGACGAGTCGGTCGTCTTGCGCCGGCGCGCCGGCCTCGAGCAGTCCAGCGGCCGCCTCCGCCTCCCCATGGACATAGAACATGAACTGCACGAGCGTTCCCGGCCCAGTGATGGTCACATGCGGTGTGCTGATCTCGACGTGGTGCTCCATCACACCTGGGCGAAATCCAGAAGAGAGATAACGCCCTGGAGGGAAATACAAAGTGTCTCCCGGGCGGAGGTCAGCGGCTGCCTGCTGGACGGCCGCCAGGCAGTCCGTGCTCCCATCACCAATCGCGCCATAGTCCAGCACGTTGAGAACACGGCCACATTGCCCCTCCAATGCCATCCCTTGCCTCAACTCCTCGCTGGACAACTACGTCGGTCGCACTCTATCGACCGATGAGGCGCTGGTGGGTCAAGGTGGCCCCCCAACCGGATCGCCGCAGCCGGTCACACCCACCCATTCCCGCCCAACTCGCCGACGAGGCCGCGCTGCGTCCGCGGACTCGCCGCACCGTCTTGACCCTCCACGGCAAAGACGGTGCTGGACCACGAGCACGCAACTAACGACGACCGGCGAGCGGGTGGTCACTCCTCGGGGACCGCCTGCAGGGTGGGTCGCTCGAACTCGTCGTTCCACTCCCAGGTGTCCTCGAAGTCCCACCCGAGGGTGTCGGCGTAGAACTCCTGAGTCTTGCTCTGTGCCTCGGTCACCGGGCCATCCTTCGGGTTGTCCGGTGCCGGCCCGACGTTATAGCTCACTTTCGCGACATCCATGCCTTCCAGGGGGTAGTTGCCAGCGAGGGACGGGTGCCCGATGAATAGCGTCCGCGGATGCCGTGGGCCGACTGCTGCGCCTGCACCGCATGGTCCACCCGGGCCTGGTAGTTGCTGGTTCCGTGCCCATACAGCGATCCGGTGTCGACCTGGTTGAAGCTCATGCCGTCACCCACGAGATAGATGACGTTCTTGGGGCCTTCAGCGCTCGTGGCCTCCGCGGTGCTGGCTCCCGCGTCGCCCGGTTCCGCTGCGGCGATCCCCGGTCCAGCGATCGTCACCGACAGCGTGGCAGCCAGTGCCACCGCACACACTCGTTTGCTCATGCTCGACATGCGTCCTCCCAGACCGGACAGTTGCGTTCGCCAGCCCGGTCGACGCCGGGCAGATTCAGGGCGCCGCCATCGACGTGGTCACCCAATCGATGAAGCCCCCCGGCGCCGCAGCCACCCTGGCGGCGCCGGGCATCCTCGGCCGAACCGGCATCTCAATGAGGGGAGACGAGCGGGTGAACTCTGAGAGTTGGCGGCACGGCAAAACGGCAGACCGTATGCCGCGGGGTTGCGTCAGTCCGACGCCTCAACTCCGAGGTTGCGCGCCGTCACCAGCCATGCCGCTGCGGGCAGACTCACGACACCGTCCACGCGCCGCGAGCGCAGGTCCGCACGGACCTTGTCCAGCAGCTCGGCCTGACGCTCCGGCCCGACGTGGTCCTGCAGCCGGCCCCAGACCCCTCGGCCGTTGGACGCGAGGATGGCGAGGCGCTCCTCGACCCCGTCACTGCCGTCGAGGCCATAGCGACAGGCATAGTCGAACGGCTCGATGACAATCTCCGCCCAGCCTGCAGCGTTCAGGACCCCTCGCAGACGCTCGGCGTCGGCGAAGGCGGTCGGGCCGGGTGCGCCCGGCGCCGGGTGTGGCACCGGCTCGGGGAGAGCGGCCTCCAACAGATCCAGCCCCTGGGTGAAGACGGGGTTCTCCTCCCGCGAGCGCCAGCAGCCGAAGGTCATGGTGGCCCCGGGCCGCGTGGCCCGACGGATGGTGTCGAACGCTGTCGTCGGGTCGCTGAAGAACATCACTCCATAGCGCGAGACCACGTGGTCGAACGGCAACCCCGGGGCGGCCTCGAGCAGGTCAGCCGTGCCCGCGTCGGCCTCCAGGACCGTCGCTTCGGGCACGCGTCGGCGTGCTGCCTCCACCATGGCTGCTGAGACGTCGACGCCCACCATCTCGACACCGTCGCGGACGCCCAGCTCAAGCAGCGTGCCGGTGCCGCACCCGACATCCAGCACCCGGTCCCCTCGGGCCCACGCGACCCGCTCCACCAACGCCTGGGTCAGCGGCGCGAAGGCGGCGTCGAGGATCCGCTCGTTCGCCACCCAGCCCTGGCCGCCCTGCTTCCACCCCTGCTGCACATCATCAGTCCCCATGAATCGACTGTATGCCGAGTGCTGGCCACGTGCCGCTCCTCAGTCGGCCTGTCGAGACTGGGGCCCCTGAGCCCGAGGTCGCCGCACGTCAACGAGGTGCTCGATGATCGCGAAATCCGCAACATTGCGGGTGAGAAGCGGCACCGACTCAACCAAGGCTGTGGCAGCAATCGCGAGGTCCAACTGGCGGCGGCGCGGTTGTCCTCCTCGCTGTCTGACCGCAGCTGCCAGACGACCCCAGGCGCGGGACACAGCAGCCGTGACTGGGAGGGGATCGAACGTGGCCTCGACCACCGCGAGGCGCTCCGTGCGGCGCGCCAGTTCGTCGGGTTCGGTGGCCAGCAGCACACCAAAGTGCAACTCGGTCAGGGACACGACGCTGATCGACGCTTCCACGTCGCCGGGTGCCTCACCACCGATGAGGACGGAGGTGTCGAGAAGGACCCTCACGTGTCGAAGGGGTCGACGATCGTGGCATCCAGGTTGACCAGGTCGTCCTCCAGCGCCTGCGGCGCCGGCCCCTGCCACACGTGGGCGAGGCTTGCTCCGCTCATCCCAGCGCGCCCCACGGCATACTCATCCCATGCACCCACGCAACCAGGAAGTGCAGGACGCCCTGGCCCAGGCCGGCATTGCGGCACAGATCGAGGTGCTCGACGAGCACGCCCGCACGGCTGCCCGCGCCGCAGAGCAACTGGGCTGCGAGGTCGCTGCGATCGCCAACAGCCTGGTCTTCCTGGCCGACGACGAGCCGTTGCTGGTGATGGCCAGCGGTGCGGCCCGGGTCGACACCGACGTGATCGCCGCAGCGGTCGGCGCAGAGTCCGTGACCAAGGCGAATGCCCAGCAGGTCCGGGCTGCCACGGGTCAGGCGATCGGCGGAGTCGCCCCGACCGGGCACCCGACGCCGTTGCGCACCCTGGTCGACCCCGAGCTCGGCGCCCACGACACGATCTGGGCTGCTGGCGGGACACCGGACACGATCGTGCCGCTGACCTTCCAGCAACTGGTGAGCATCACGGCCGGCCACGTGACCACGGTCCGCTAGCTGGCGCGCCGAGCCTGCCCCCAGGCCACCGCGACCTGCTCGACCAAGGCGTCGGGGTCATGGAGCACGGTGGCACCCAGGGCGAGGGCCTCCCGCTGCAGGGCTCGGCGGCGCTCGGCGAGGTGCTTGAGGAGTCGCTCCCGCTCGGCAGCATCCGGGACGAGCGTCGGGTCCTCCTCCACGGCCTCGGCCCAGACGGCGAGGTCGTGGTCGTCACCGAGCACGCTGCCCAGATCGCTGAGCCGGGCACCGACTGCTTGCAACAGGTCCTTCCACACCGGCTGCAGGAACTCGACCTGATACCAGAGATACTTCACGTCCTTGCGCCACGCGTGCAGCCGCTCCGTCGTGGGGTCATCCTGGGCGCTGAGCATCCGTCGACGGGCACGGCCCGCGACCCGTGCCAACCCCGGTGCGACGCTCTCCCAACGGTCCGGGAGTGCGCCGCCCCCGCTGACGGGGAACCTGCGGACCCGACAGGCGAAACTGCCCAGCGCGGTCAGCGTGTCCAGGTGGCGCCGCCGATCTGCTGCGGCCTCCCTGGTGGAGGCGAGCGCCCGATCGCGCAACAGCGCCACCATCCGGTCCGTCGTGTCCTGCTCGAGATCCAGGTCTGGAGCCAGGTCCGCTGCGAGGTCTGCCAGCACCGCAGCGTCCCGGGTGGGCCCCCACAGCCGGGACGTGTCGCGCAGGCAGGTGTTCTCCTGGCGATAGCCCCAGTCCCCCAGCTCGCCGCGCACCAGGCGCAGGACCGCCCTGGTGCGTTTCAGCGACTTGCGCAGTTGGTGCACGGACGCGTCAAGGTCATCGCTCTCCCGGAGCCGCATCGCGTGAGCGACCTGCTCCAGCACGATCCGCTGCACTGCCTCACCGAGCGGCTCGTCGTGGTGAAGCCGGAAGTCGGGCGTCAGCGGCTCGGGAACCTCCGGCGCCGGAGCTTGCCGGGCCACTCCCACCGTCTGGGCGGACACCATCGAGCGAGCCTATCGGTCTGCCGACTGACCTGCCGCCTGTCTCACAGATCGAGCGGCGTGAGCACCCCGATCTGCCAGCCGACTGGTCCGTCGAGCAGCTGATAGATGAACCGCTCCCTGGGTTGTCCGTCATAGGACCAGGTGACCTCGGCCCAGATGCTGTGCCCGGTCTGCGCCACGATGCTGATGTCGGGGTCGGCCTCCGAAACGCCGTCATACTGCCCGAAGCTGGCCGCGAAGAAGTCCCGGGTCTGCGCCTGGTCGCTCACAGGGATCGACTGCCCCGGGAAGGCGATCAGGGACGGCACCGCATACAGGCCTGCGATCGCGTCCGCATCGCGCCCGAGCAGCGCCTGTGCATAGCGGTCGAAGAATTCCTGGGTGACTGTGGTGGGTTCCATGACCACCACGTTAGGAGCGAACTGCGCCACGCTTGTGTCGGTGTTTAAGATCTGGTGATGGACGCTCAGCACGCCCTGTCTGCCGCCTCACGCGACGGCCACCTGGCGCTGCGACGGGTGGAGCGTCAACAACAACTCATCGAGCTGCTCGCGGGTGCCGAGCGACGGACCGTCTCGGAGCTGGCCGAGCGCCTCGGGGTCTCCACCCGCACCGTGGAGCGCGATGTCGAGCGGCTCCGGGACGCCGGGGTGCCTTTCGAGAGCAGCGTCGGCCGGGCGGGTGGCATCAGCCTGCCGGTGACCACGACCCGCACCCAGGTGGAGCTGGACGTCGCCGAGATCGCTGCCCTGCTATCCAGTCTGGCCACCGTCGGCCCCAACTCCAGCCCGTCCGCCAACTCGGCCACCGCCAAGCTGGCCGCTGCCCTGCGGACCGATGTCCCGCGGGTCGATGTCGGACACCGTCGGTAGGGTCACAGGCGTGACGTTGTTCGTGCACCGCGCCGTCAGCACCGACGTGCTGGCCGACGGGTTGGGGGAGCTCCTCGCGACGCCTTTGGAGGATCCGTTCGCCGAGGAGGTCGTCGCCGTGCCCGCCAAGGGTGTCGAGCGCTGGCTGGCTCAGCAGCTCTCGCACCGGCTCGGGGCGGCCCCCGGTGGTGGCGACGGTGTGTGCGCCGGGGTGCGCTTCCTCAATCCGCACTCGCTGGTCTCCCTGGTGCTCGGCATCGAGCGCGACGACCCGTGGCATCCCGACCAGTTGACCTGGCCAGTCCTGCAGGCGATCGATGAGTCCCTCCAGGAGAGCTGGGCCGGTGCCCTGGCCGCCCACCTCGGGGCTGCGGGTGAGGCCGACGAGGTCGAGAGGGGGTTGCGGCGCGGGCGACGTTATGCCGTGGCCCGTCGCCTGGCCGGACTCTTCTCTGCGTATGCCGTGCAGCGCCCATCCATCATCGCCGACTGGCGCGAGGGTGGAGCGGGCGACGGACTGGGTGCCCCCTTGCCCGATGACCTCGCCTGGCAGCCACCCCTGTGGCGGGCGGTGCTCGACCTGGTCGAGGCGCCGGCACCAGACGTCCGGCACGACCAGGTGGCGGCGGCCCTTCGCGCGGGTGGTGAGCCCCAGGGGCTGGAGCTTCCCGGCCGGCTGTCGTTGTTCGGCCACACCCGGATCGCCGCGAGTGAGATCGAGGTGATGGCCGCCCTCGGCGAGCACCGCGACGTCCACCTCTGGCTCCCACAGGCGTCCCCCGCGGCCTGGGATGCGTTGGCCGAGGTCGTCGCCGACGGCCCGGTCCGGCGGGCCGCCGACCCGTCGGTGGACCAGGTGCGCCACCCGCTGCTGGCCTCCCTGGGCCGGGACGCCCGCGAGCTCCAGCGCTCGCTGTCCACCACGGGGGCCACCGACGCGCGCCTCGGGGCGCTCCTGACGACACCGGCACCGGCACCGGCACCGGCAGGGGACACTCCAACCACCCTGCTGGAGTGGCTCCAGCACGACCTGGAGCGCGACCACATCCCCGACGCCGACGAGGTGGCCGCCCGCCTCCTGACCGCCACCGACGACTCGGTGCAGGTGCACGCCTGCCACGGCAAGGGGCGTCAGATCCAGGTGCTGCGCGACGTGCTCAGCGGGCTGCTGCAGGACAACCCCGACCTCGAGCCACGCGACATCCTGGTGATGTGCCCGGACATCGACGCCTACGCGCCGCTCGTGCACGCGGGGTTCGGGCTCGGCGAGGTGGTGCGCACCGAGCAGGCTGGGGATGGGCACCCAGCCCACCGCCTGCGGGTGATGCTCGCTGACCGGGCCCCTCGGCATACCAATCCTCTGCTCGCCCTCGCCGCCCGACTGGTCGAGCTGGCAGGCGGCCGGCTGACCGCCAGCGAGGTGCTCGACCTGGCCCGTTCCGAGCCGGTGCGGCGCCGCTTCGGGCTGGACGACGACGCCCTCGATCGGATCGCACGCTGGGTGGAGGAGGTCGCGATCCGGTGGGGTCTGGACGCCGACCACCGCGCGACCTATGACCTGCGCAACTTCCCACAGAACACCTGGCGCAGTGGCCTGGACCGGGTCCTCACCGGCGCCGCCCTGGACGGCCAGGACGTCACCCACCTCGGGCAGACCGTGGCCCTGGACGACCTCGACAGCGGCGACATCGACCTGGCTGGTCGGCTCGCGGAGCTGATCGAGCGCCTTGGCTCGACCCTCACCGCTCTGCAGGGGTGCCGCACCGCGAGTCAGTGGAGCAGCACCCTGCACGAGGGAGTGCTCGGGCTGGCCACCACCACCGCCTCCGATGCCTGGCAGGTGACCCAGCTCGAGCGTGAGCTGGCCCGGATCGAGGCCTCCGCCGTGCGCGGTGCGAGCTCGACCGACCTGGCCCTGTCCGACGTGCGTGCCCTGCTTGAGGAGCACCTGAGTGGCCGGGCGACGCGGTCGAGCTTTCGCACCGGCACCCTGACCGTCTGCACGATGGTGCCGATGCGCTCGGTGCCGCACCGGGTGGTGGCTCTCGTGGGGATGGACGACGGCATCTTCCCGCGCACGACCACCCCCGACGGTGACGACGCCCTGGCCCGCCACCCGATGACCGGTGAGCGGGACACCCGCGCCGAGGACCGCCAGCTGCTGCTCGACGCAGTGATGGCCGCCGGGCAGACGCTGGTCATCACCTACACCGGCGCGGATGAGCACAGCGGCGCCGAGCGTCCACCCGCCGTTCCGTTGGGAGAGCTGCTCGATGCCCTGGCGGAGACCGCCCACCGTCCCGCCAGCGCCCCCGCTCTGGTCCGCCGGCACCCGCTGCAGTCCTATGACGTGCGCAACCTCGGCGGCACCGCACCGGGCGAGCCCGCCCTGCTGGCCGACGACGCGCCCTTCAGCTTCGACCCCGCAGCCCTGGCTGGCGGTCGGGCCCACCAGGCCCGCCCGGTGGTGTCGGAGTCCGAGCAGGCTGCTGCTCCGGTCTCTGCTGCGCTGCTGCCCGAGCCGTTGCCGCCCCTGGTCGGGGACGACCTCGCCCTCGAGGACCTCCAGCGCTTCCTGGCCCACCCCGCCCAGGCCTTCCTGCGCCAGCGGCTGGGCCTGCTGCTCCCCGACGAGCCTGAGGAACCGTCCGAGGGCATCCCGATCGACCTCGACGGGCTGGAGCGTTGGCAGATCGGCGACCGGATGCTGCGGGCCGTGCTCTCGGGCACCCCACCGGAGCAGGCCCGACAGCACGAGCTCTGGCGCGGCAGCGTGCCGCCGGGCGAGCTCGGCCAGGCGGTGCTGGACGACATCTCTGCCAACGTCCGGGGCATCCACCTGGCCTCGCGGGACCTCCACAGCGACACGGCGTCAAGCACTGACCTCGACATCGAGCTGCCCGACGGGCGCCGGCTCACCGGCACCGTCAGCGGACTGCACGGCAGCGACCCGCGCGTGATCACCAGCACCTACTCCTCCATCAAGGCCAAGCAACGACTGCGCTCCTGGGTGACGGTGCTGGCCCTGGCCGCCGCGGGTCACGAGGACGCCACCAGCCACGTCGTCGGACAGCTCAAACGCGGCCGCAAACCCGGGGTGGGCCACTTCACCCACGGTCCCGTGGACCGCCCCGTCGCGCTCACCCTGCTGGGGCAGCTCGTCGACCTCTATGACCGCGGCATGCGGGCGCCCCTACCCCTGGGGGTGCAGACGGCCTGTGCGTTCGTGGAGACCTTTCACGCCCGCGGTGATGAGCAGGCCGCGTTCTATGACGCGGAGAAAAAGTGGAATGCCAGCACCGGGGCCTTCACCTTCCCCGGCGAGCAGGATGACCCCGCGTTTGTGCGGGTCCTCGGTGCCGGGGCCCGGCTGCGCGACGTCGCCGGCGAGCCTGCCGCGGACGAGCAGTGGACCGACGGCGTCACCACCCGGTTCAGCCAGTTGGCCCTGCGCGTCTGGCAGCCGTTGATCGCCACCGATGCCGAGCGAAGGGAGTGGGTGTGAGCCAGCAGACCGCCGACTTCTCCATCACCGACCCACTGCCCTCGGGCACCGTGCTGCTCGAGGCCTCAGCTGGCACGGGCAAGACGTGGACCATCGCTGCCCTGGTTGCGCGCTATGTCGCGGAGGGTCACGCGCTGCTGACCGAGATGCTCATCATCACCTTCGGGCGCGCCGCCAGCCAGGAGCTGCGCGCCCGGGTGCGCGAGCAGCTGGTCGAGCTCGAGCGCGCGCTGCACCACCCTGACACTGCTGGCAGCGCGGGGTCCGGCGGTCCGCTGACCGAGCTGCTGCTCAACGTCGACGACACCGAGCGCGGGCTGCGGCTGAGCCGGGTCCGGCGCGCCCTGACCTCGTTTGACGAGGCGACCATCGCCACCACCCACCAGTTCTGCCACCAGGTGCTGCGCTCGCTCGGCGTGGCCGGCACCTCCGACGCGTCCGCCCAGCTGGTCGAGGACCTCGACGACCTCCTGGTCGAGGTCGTCGACGACCTCTATCTGCGCGGCTTCGTCGGCTCCCGCGAGGAGCCCTTCTTCACCCGCAAGGAGGCCCTGGGCATCGCCCGCGCCGCCGTGGACGACATCCACG contains the following coding sequences:
- a CDS encoding helix-turn-helix transcriptional regulator; this translates as MDAQHALSAASRDGHLALRRVERQQQLIELLAGAERRTVSELAERLGVSTRTVERDVERLRDAGVPFESSVGRAGGISLPVTTTRTQVELDVAEIAALLSSLATVGPNSSPSANSATAKLAAALRTDVPRVDVGHRR
- the recC gene encoding exodeoxyribonuclease V subunit gamma; translated protein: MTLFVHRAVSTDVLADGLGELLATPLEDPFAEEVVAVPAKGVERWLAQQLSHRLGAAPGGGDGVCAGVRFLNPHSLVSLVLGIERDDPWHPDQLTWPVLQAIDESLQESWAGALAAHLGAAGEADEVERGLRRGRRYAVARRLAGLFSAYAVQRPSIIADWREGGAGDGLGAPLPDDLAWQPPLWRAVLDLVEAPAPDVRHDQVAAALRAGGEPQGLELPGRLSLFGHTRIAASEIEVMAALGEHRDVHLWLPQASPAAWDALAEVVADGPVRRAADPSVDQVRHPLLASLGRDARELQRSLSTTGATDARLGALLTTPAPAPAPAGDTPTTLLEWLQHDLERDHIPDADEVAARLLTATDDSVQVHACHGKGRQIQVLRDVLSGLLQDNPDLEPRDILVMCPDIDAYAPLVHAGFGLGEVVRTEQAGDGHPAHRLRVMLADRAPRHTNPLLALAARLVELAGGRLTASEVLDLARSEPVRRRFGLDDDALDRIARWVEEVAIRWGLDADHRATYDLRNFPQNTWRSGLDRVLTGAALDGQDVTHLGQTVALDDLDSGDIDLAGRLAELIERLGSTLTALQGCRTASQWSSTLHEGVLGLATTTASDAWQVTQLERELARIEASAVRGASSTDLALSDVRALLEEHLSGRATRSSFRTGTLTVCTMVPMRSVPHRVVALVGMDDGIFPRTTTPDGDDALARHPMTGERDTRAEDRQLLLDAVMAAGQTLVITYTGADEHSGAERPPAVPLGELLDALAETAHRPASAPALVRRHPLQSYDVRNLGGTAPGEPALLADDAPFSFDPAALAGGRAHQARPVVSESEQAAAPVSAALLPEPLPPLVGDDLALEDLQRFLAHPAQAFLRQRLGLLLPDEPEEPSEGIPIDLDGLERWQIGDRMLRAVLSGTPPEQARQHELWRGSVPPGELGQAVLDDISANVRGIHLASRDLHSDTASSTDLDIELPDGRRLTGTVSGLHGSDPRVITSTYSSIKAKQRLRSWVTVLALAAAGHEDATSHVVGQLKRGRKPGVGHFTHGPVDRPVALTLLGQLVDLYDRGMRAPLPLGVQTACAFVETFHARGDEQAAFYDAEKKWNASTGAFTFPGEQDDPAFVRVLGAGARLRDVAGEPAADEQWTDGVTTRFSQLALRVWQPLIATDAERREWV